AATTGCTCCCCGCATATCATTCAACAATATAATAAACTTTAATTTTTTTGCCGAGTTCAGTTACAGGGATGACGATGTACCGAGCAATGGTATGTTAGCTTCATTTTCAAGAGCTTTTACTCAGAGATACGGGCTGCTTTATCAGGGAGTACAGTGGTTCTATGCAGATATGGATTTCGCAATCAGAGATAGAAACTATTCGAGCATTGCTCTTGATCAAGGGAATGTTGATAATAAATCTGTTCTTGTGAATTCAAGACTTCGTTTCACGCCGTTGAACAACGCCGTTACTGCCGATGTTCTTTATTCAGTAACCAGCGAACGCACTGCAAAGATACAGAAACTATACGTACTTGTACCTGTCGGGCAGGGGAATTACATTTATCTTGGCGACCTTAACAACAACGGCATACAGGATGAAAACGAATTTCAGCTAACGAACTTTGACGGGAATTACATAAAACTGAACGTACCAACAGACCAGTTCTTTCCGACGGTTGACCTAAAAACATCATTCAGGATAACGCTTAAGCCATCGCGTTATTTTTTCTCAACGGGTAAGGGAATCTTTGCAGATATTTACAATAATTTTTCTGCCGAAACATACATCAGAATTGACGAGCGCAGCAAAGATCCTGTGACAGACAACATATATTTCATGAAGCTAAGCACCTTTCTAAACGACTCGAACACACTCGCGGGTGCACAGCTACTTCAGCAGGACGTTTACCTGTTTGAGAACAATCCCTCGTATTCATTCAGATTCAGGTATCAACAGCTTACAAACTTCAGCCAGTACAGCAGCGGAAACGAAAGGGCTCTCAACATACAGCGTTCCATTCGTGCAAGACTAGGGCTTACATCTGACATAACAGCTCAGCTTGATTACGTAATAAAGACAGACAGAAACATAGCACCCGTAAACTCAGTCCGCAACAGGAATATATCGGGATACAGCATAAACTCAGACCTTGCATACAGACCCATACCGAGCATAGAAAGCGGATTCCAGTTCAACTATACAAAATCGGATGACATATATCCGGTAAAACCAATGACGGCAAAGATAAACCAGCAGATACTCAGATTTATTTATTCGTTCACGTCGCTCGGAAGACTGCGGCTCGAAATAGAGCGAGACGAAGTAATACTCAACACAAGCGTGACAAATTTCCCGTACGAGCTGACATCAGGAAGACCATCGGGCAAGAGCTATTACTGGCGTACTGTCTTCGACTATAGCATCAGCAAAAACATTCAGGCAACACTTAACTACGACGGCAGAGTAGAAGGAAGCAAACAGGTCATACACACAGGCAGGGCACAGGTTACAGCGTTCTTCTAAATAGGATTTTATTTTGTGCATTATTGAATTATTGCGATAATGATCCTAATGTAGTATGGATAACGTACGGAGGCTACGACAACGAAAGAATTTTCAAATCAACAAACGGTGGAGCAACATGAACAAACATATCTTCAGGACTGCCGGGCATTCCCATAATGTGCGTTGTTCAGTATAAATCAGTAACGGACAGAAATGTACTATACGTAGTAACGGATGCTGGTGTTTTTGTAAAGACGGTACAAACGACTGGACTTCATTCAGCAACGGACTACCGAGTACAGTAGTACCGGAGCTTGATATATACTATACTCGACAATGGGTGACAGGCTGCATGCAGCAACATTTGGGAGAGGACTCCGGGAAACACCGGTATCAACAACGGGAATAAGCGTAATATCAACAGAGCTTCCTTTTGATTATTTGCTCGGGCAGAACTATCCAAATCCTTTCAATCCCGTAACGAAGATAAACTTCCAGATACCAGCAAGAGGAAATGTAACGATGAAAGCTTACAATCAACTTGGACAGGAAGTAGGAGTACATGTGAATAAGATAATGGATGCAGGGTATTATTCGACGGATTTTGATGCATCAAAACTTTCCAGCGGTATCTATTTCTACAAGCTGACAGCGGGCAATTTCACACAGACCCAAAAAATGATGCTCATAAAATAAGTACAAGGAGAAAATAGCTCAACAATGAATGCCCAGTGTTCCCGGGCATTTTTTATGGGAATAATTTTTCACTAAATTGACCCTGCAATCCAGATTAAGTATGGTCTCTATTTCTTTACCGTACTAAATTTTGGGGACGAATCTGCAGATAAGAATAATAAAAATTTTGAGACTAATATGAGATAAATCAGAGTGCAAGGAGACACCAAGTATGAATCGAGTATTCAGGATTTTATAGTTAATTCTGAGATCATGTTTTTCACACCTACTTCAGGTTCAATTGCTGAAATATCGAATCTTTTTTCGAATTTTGTACTGTCGAATATGTAATCCTGATTATACTGATACATCATTTCAGGGAATTCTTTCAGAGTGGGAACGAATAAGCCCAGCAAACTGACTATCCATTCAGGAAATTTCTGAATCTTAGGTTCGCAGTACAACTCTTTAGCAATAAGTTCTATCCATCCGAGGCTTGTTAGTTTTTCCTTTGTTGTTGGCACATGCCAGATTTGATTGTAGGCATCGGATGTGTTGCCGAGTAACGCAACAGCTTTCGCAGCGTCGGGTGTGTAAGTGTAGGTATGGATGCAATCGGGGTTACCAAAAATCTGTGCTTTTTTCCCTTTGATTAAATTGTCGACTACCATGATTTTTAATACACTACTTTTATTCTCCGGTCCATAAAAATCAGCAGCTCTTGCGATTAAAGCATCGAGGTCTATTTTTTCGATTTCGTTCATAATTAGTTCGTGAATCTTAGCCCTTACTTCACCTTTTTTGCTTGGAGGATTAACCGGTGATTCTTCATTCATAAATGGCACAGCATTTTTGTCATACATGTAAACATTATCAAAAAAAACAAGTTTTGCTTTGTGCTTTTTACAAGATTTAATAACTTCTGTTATGAACGGTACCCATATCCTTTGCCATACTTTGAGTTTGTATTCAAATCCAATTGTAACGTAAACCACGCTGCTTCCTTCGATTGATTTATCTATTCCCGCGAGGTCAAAGACATCGAGCGGATAAAGCAGGTCGGTGTCGTTTATTTTTTGAGGATTTCGAGAGATCAGTCTAATATCGCAGTTGTAGTTCTTCAATTCACGTGCGAGCGGCTTGCCAATTGCCCCTCCAGAACCTAATATTGTTTGCAGCATGTTGTTTTCAAAAATTTGTTTGTATGATGACACAAAATTATGTTCTCTTTTTCTATTTTTCAATCTAAAATGTATGAGGTTGAAGTTAATTATTGTTGTGAGAGTTATGATTGGAGTTTCGGATTTTACGGGGCATTTATCCGCTTGCAATAATTTAGAAGGTAATGATACCCTTTGCTCTCAACCCGGAAGATTGAGTTACTCATTGTAGCATTTGGCTACGAACAAATAAGAGCATTGAAACATATTTTACCACAGAGTGCGTCCTCCACCGAGTATGTCTCGAAACAAAAACTAAGGTAACGCTTAAGAAAAAACCTTAAAAGTCACCGGATCCCTGCTTTCGTCGGAATGAAAGGGGTGTAAAAGTGGTTATGAGACGGACTCCACGGCGAATCTACGACTCGTACACAGAGAAAACATATTAAATTATTGTTGGTAATAAATTTTTAAAACAAAGCATATCAACCGCGACGGATCTGCAACTCGAAAGCAAATGCTGTTTGACACGTCGATACTTCGACAAAGCGAGCACAGAAAAGTTTTAATTTTATTAATACACAAATAAAATCATATTCAAGAAATAATGACAATTAAGAATTTTAAAGCATTTCCTGCTCTACTGCTTCCAAGGCATCTTTACCTGAAAGGTTTTTCTTCTTCTTATCCAATGCATCTGTTATTTTGCCGTAAATAAGAAGTGCAATTGCTGCTACAACACCGATTCCAGCAAAGTAAAACCAGATGTAATAAGCTTTGTCGTATGCGGTTGCAAGAAGTTCGGGTGCAACAGTTGCAGGGTCAGGACAGTATGCTGTCAGTAAATATCCCGATAATCCAAATCCTAATAATGACGATAGAAATGAATGAAGATGCGAAAATCCGAGGTACAATCCTTCTTCTCCTTTTGGTGCTTGGAGAGAAAAGTATTCAAGATAACGCGGAGATATAAAGCATTCTGCAAGTCCCTGAAAAACAATACCGACTATTAACATTACTGTTATTGGATGTGCCGTAAACAAACCAAAGAATGAAACAGATGTTCCTGTGTATGTTTCAAGAAGATAGCTCGATGCCATTGAAAGTGCTGATATCGGCATAAGAAACATTCCTACAGACATTGAATAAACTGCCCTAACTTTTCTCATTAGGTTAGTTATAAAATAAACAGAAACTACCACCACGAATGGGTTTACGTTTGCTATCCATTCAGGTGATGCCGCTTTGCCTACTGTTCTTAAAATATACTTTGGCATGGTTGCGTAAAGCTGATGCTGTATTATCCAGAACCCCGTAACAATAAGTATCAACGCTATCAGTCTTTTGTTTACAACTATTCTAATAAAACTGTCCCATACTTCTTTCAGTTTTTTTCCTTCGCCCGATAAGTCCGCATTTTTATATAGAAGAAATACTACTATAAGAGCAATGAGCGTCATAAGCCCTGCATACAAATTTACGTACACAAGCCCTAATTCAAGCCTTAACGGATATGCAAACGTTTTGCCGAGAAACGCACCTATGTTTACCATACCGTAAAATATAGAAAATCCCTTTGCACGGTTTTCTTCAGTTGTCGTCTTTGCTATCGTTCCGGTTATTACAGACTTTATGAACGATCCGCCAAACATAACAATTGCAAGAGCCGGCAATACCATCACCTTAAATGGAAATAAACCCAAAGCTGTATATCCAATCGTCAGTAATGAAAATGCAAGCAATATTGATTTCCTGAATCCAATCTTATCCGCATAAGCTCCCGCAAACGGCGGTAAGAAATAAAGTCCCGCTGAAAACACACCGCCTATCCATGCTGCCCAGATATCGTCGTATCCTACTACTGTGGTAAGGTATAAAGTTATCGCTATGAAAAATCCGTAATATGCTGCTCGCTCAAACAGCTCAACCGTGTTCGCAACCCAGAACTCTCTTGAATATTTAACTTTCGCCATTAATTAAGTTTAGTTATAATAATATAATAAGTTTTATGAAAAAAGCGTATTGAATTAAGACAACGAAATTGCTTTATGAATTTACTATTTTACATAATTAGTTTATTTACAGAGCGTATGGATGGTTTGAATATTATTCTAAGTCAAATTAAAGCAAACGGAAATTCTACAAACCTAATAGGAATGCAGCGTTTCGGAATCCGTTTTGAAGAAGCTTTCGGATGCAGCATACCGTTTCTCAGAAGCCTTGCTAAACGCTACAGGAACAATCACGAACTCTCACTCAAACTATGGGAGACGGGTATACACGAAGCCCGCATAGTTGCTTTCCTTATTGAAAATCCGGAGATAGTCACAAAGCGACAGATGGAAAAATGGCTTAAGGACGTTAAATCATGGGATATCTGCGACGGCCTTTGTAGCAATCTGTTCAGAAAAACCAGATACGCTTTCGATAAAGCAATCGAATGGTCTTACAGAAAAAAGGAGTTTGAAAAACGTGCAGGATTTGTAATGATGGCAGTTATGGCGGTTCATGACAAGACCCTCACGACGAGTGAGTTTGATTTATTCCTGAAAAGAATAAAAGAGGAATCTTACGATGAAAGAAATTTCGTGAAGAAGGCTGTAAACTGGGCGCTGAGGCAGATAGGCAAGAGGGATCACGAACTTTATGAGAAAGCAAAAGCCTGCGCTGAGGAAATAAAAATGCTTGATTCAAAGTCTGCGAGATGGATAGCCAGCGATGCATTGAGAGAATTCCGTACGGAAACGACTATGAAAGTTCTCGCGAGAAGGATGTTTAAACAA
The Ignavibacteria bacterium DNA segment above includes these coding regions:
- a CDS encoding T9SS type A sorting domain-containing protein produces the protein MGDRLHAATFGRGLRETPVSTTGISVISTELPFDYLLGQNYPNPFNPVTKINFQIPARGNVTMKAYNQLGQEVGVHVNKIMDAGYYSTDFDASKLSSGIYFYKLTAGNFTQTQKMMLIK
- a CDS encoding NAD-dependent epimerase/dehydratase family protein, with product MKNRKREHNFVSSYKQIFENNMLQTILGSGGAIGKPLARELKNYNCDIRLISRNPQKINDTDLLYPLDVFDLAGIDKSIEGSSVVYVTIGFEYKLKVWQRIWVPFITEVIKSCKKHKAKLVFFDNVYMYDKNAVPFMNEESPVNPPSKKGEVRAKIHELIMNEIEKIDLDALIARAADFYGPENKSSVLKIMVVDNLIKGKKAQIFGNPDCIHTYTYTPDAAKAVALLGNTSDAYNQIWHVPTTKEKLTSLGWIELIAKELYCEPKIQKFPEWIVSLLGLFVPTLKEFPEMMYQYNQDYIFDSTKFEKRFDISAIEPEVGVKNMISELTIKS
- a CDS encoding DNA alkylation repair protein, giving the protein MNLLFYIISLFTERMDGLNIILSQIKANGNSTNLIGMQRFGIRFEEAFGCSIPFLRSLAKRYRNNHELSLKLWETGIHEARIVAFLIENPEIVTKRQMEKWLKDVKSWDICDGLCSNLFRKTRYAFDKAIEWSYRKKEFEKRAGFVMMAVMAVHDKTLTTSEFDLFLKRIKEESYDERNFVKKAVNWALRQIGKRDHELYEKAKACAEEIKMLDSKSARWIASDALREFRTETTMKVLARRMFKQI
- a CDS encoding MFS transporter, translating into MAKVKYSREFWVANTVELFERAAYYGFFIAITLYLTTVVGYDDIWAAWIGGVFSAGLYFLPPFAGAYADKIGFRKSILLAFSLLTIGYTALGLFPFKVMVLPALAIVMFGGSFIKSVITGTIAKTTTEENRAKGFSIFYGMVNIGAFLGKTFAYPLRLELGLVYVNLYAGLMTLIALIVVFLLYKNADLSGEGKKLKEVWDSFIRIVVNKRLIALILIVTGFWIIQHQLYATMPKYILRTVGKAASPEWIANVNPFVVVVSVYFITNLMRKVRAVYSMSVGMFLMPISALSMASSYLLETYTGTSVSFFGLFTAHPITVMLIVGIVFQGLAECFISPRYLEYFSLQAPKGEEGLYLGFSHLHSFLSSLLGFGLSGYLLTAYCPDPATVAPELLATAYDKAYYIWFYFAGIGVVAAIALLIYGKITDALDKKKKNLSGKDALEAVEQEML